From the Mammaliicoccus sciuri genome, the window TGCCTGAATCAGAAACACATCGTTACGGTATTATCGAACCGAAATCACAAGACGAACGCTTATACGAAGTGAATCGTTTTGTGGAGAAACCAGAACAAGGTACGGCACCATCAAACCTAGCAATTATGGGTAGATATGTATTATCTCCAAAAATCTTTGATTATTTAGAAACACAAACAGAAGGAAGCGGCGGAGAGATTCAATTAACCGATGCCATCGAACGTTTAAATAAAGATGATAAAGTTTATGCATATGACTTTGAAGGTCAACGTTATGACGTCGGAGAGAAAATTGGATTTGTGAAGACGACGATAGAATATGCATTGAAAGATGAAGAAATGCGTGAAGAAATTAAACGTTATATACAATCATTAGATATTTAGTAAAGGAGCTAGAACTTTGAGAGCACAATGGGAACAAAGAATATCTGAAAGCTTAGTTGAACAGTTTCATAACGTTCAAACAGAAGAAGAGATTGAAGCGGGATTTACGGATGTATTATCATTTGGAACAGCAGGTATAAGAAGTACATTCGGAATCGGTCCAGGTCGATTAAATAAATTCACGATTCAAAAGTTTGCGCTAGGTTTAGCTAAATATTTAAGAAACATAACGAATGACCCTAAAGTGGTGATTCATTTTGATACAAGACACTTATCTCAAGAATTTGCGAATGAAATCGCAAAAGTACTTGGTACAAATGGTATCGAAGTAATCTTGCCTGAAACATTTAAATCGACACCAGAACTGTCATTTGCAGTAAGACACTTAACAACAACAGCAGGGATTATGATTACAGCTAGTCATAATCCAAAGAACTATAATGGCATTAAAGTATACGGTCCCGACGGTGGACAGTTATTAACAGAGCCTTCATTAGAATTAAGCCGTTATATAGATACAGTAGAAGACCCATTAAATATACAAACAGATGACTTGGAAACATTGCAGGAACGTGGACTGATTCTGCCATTTAAAGAAGAAACGACTAAAGCATATAAAGATGCGGTTAAAGAACTCGTCGGTTCATTTGAAACATCGCAAACAAAAACAGTGTTAACAAGTTTACATGGCACAAGTTTGCCTCTATTGTCAGATGTGCTTGAAGATCTGTCGTATAAAAACTATGTAGTTGAAGAAGCACAATCTAAGCCGAATGGAGACTTTCCAACTGTTAATATTGCGAATCCAGAAGCGGAAGATACATTTGACTTTGGCAAACAACTCGCAGCAACAGAAGATGCACAACTTGTACTAGCGACAGATCCAGATGCAGATAGATTAGGCGTCGTTGAAAGATATCAAGACGGATCAACAAGGTATTTCAATGGTAATGAAATAGGATTATTGTTGATGAAACTGAGATATCAGCAATTATCAGATGACCAACATAAATACATCATTAAATCTGTTGTGACAAGTGCATTAAGTGAGAAGCTAGCTCAGTCATTAAATATTGACGTCATTAATGTGTTAACAGGTTTCAAATATATATCAGAGCAATTAAAGAATTTAGAAGATAACGCATCGCAACTAGTCTTAGCTTTTGAAGAAAGCCACGGCTATTTAGTAGACGACTTCTCAAGAGATAAAGATGCCATACAAACAGCAGCATTATTGATTAAATATAAAGAACAACTGGCACAAGAAAACAAGACATTCAAAGACGTATTAGATAATATTTATCAAGAACACGGTTATTACAAAGATAAGACCCTCTCACCAACATTTGAAGGTGCAGAAGGACGAGAGAAAATAAAACAAATTATGAATGACTTTAAACAGTTAGAAACAATCGATATAGAGAACTTAACACCATTGATTATAGAAAACTATATTACGAAAGAATCACTTAATGTTAAAACAGGTAAGACACAAAACATTCACTTACCACAAACAGATCTCATTAAGTTCATATTTGAAGAAGGATTTATAGCAGTCCGACCTTCAGGCACAGAACCAAAAATGAAACTGTACTTCTCATTAGACGTTGAGGAATTGGATGATGTAATTGAGGAGTTTGTGAAAAAGTATAGAATTGAATAATCTAACCAAAAGCCTTATTGAGCTAAATAACTCAATAAGGCTTTTAATTTGGAAATTATACCAAAAAATGGGATATAGGTAATTAGATGTAAAACTATACTATACGATTAAAATGAAAATCCTTATAATAAATGAAAATTAATAATTTAAGTAATAATTAGTTGTTAATTAATGACATATAAGTATAAAAAAATTGTAAAAATGTATAAAACACAATTGTAAAATTCAATTACTCTCTGTATAATTGAATTGCATTAAATAGAAAAATGGAGGATTATATGGAAGAAGCAATTGATTTAAGTAAACTATTTACAATTTTAAAGAAAAACATGAAGTATTTAATTATCCTACCAATTGTTTTTCTAGTATTAAGTATGGTGGTCACATTTGTATTTATGACACCGAAATATTCAACTTCTACTCAAGTGCTTGTTAACCAAAAAGAAACAGACAATCAAATCATGGCACAACAAGTACAATCTAATTTACAACTAGTTAATACATACTCAGAAATTATCAAGAGTCCCAGAATACTAGATAAAGTATCTAAAAATTTAAAAGGTAAATACTCTAGTAAAGAAATTTCGGGGATGCTTACTGTTAGTAACCAAGCAGAATCACAAATATTAAATATTTCAGTTGAAAATGAAAGTAGGGAAACTGCAAGTAAAGTTGCTAATGAAATTGCAAATGTCTTTAGTAAAGATGTAAGTAAAATTATGAATGTAGATAATGTTTCAATACTATCCAAAGCAGACACAAAAGGAAACCAAATCTCACCTAAACCGCTTATTAATTCAGTAGTCGGTATTTTTTTAGGATTAATTGTCGCACTAATCATAATATTCTTGAAAGAAATATTGGATAAGAGAATTAAAACTGAAGAAGATGTTGAAGAGATTTTAGGTTTACCAGTATTAGGAGTTATACAAAAATTTGATCAATAGAGGAGGGGTAACTAAATGGCAAAAGAAGTAAATAGGGAAATTACAACCTTAATAACACATATAAAACCTAAAGCGGTAGTGAGTGAAAAATTTAGAGGTATTAGATCGAATATATTATTTTCAACTGCAGATAATGATGTTCAAACATTATTAATTACTTCAGATAAACCAGAATCAGGTAAATCAACTATGTCAGCAAATATTGCAATTACATATGCTCAGGCAGGGTTTAAAACATTAATAATTGATGGTGATATGAGAAAACCAACTCAACATTATATATTTAATAAATCTAATATTAAAGGTTTATCTAATGTAATTATAAATAACAATAGCTTTGATGAAGCAGTACATGATACTGATATAGAGAATTTAGATGTATTAATGTCTGGTCCAATACCACCTAATCCATCTGAATTGATAGGTTCATCAAACATGAAGGACTTATTTGACGAATTAAAAACAAAATATGATTTTATTCTTATTGATACACCTCCAGTAAATACTGTTACAGATGCTCAATTGTTTGGTGAATTGACGAAAAATGCAGTTTATGTAGTAGATGTGGAAAGTAACAATAGAGAGTCTGTTAAAAAAGGAAAAGATTTATTAGAAAAATCTGGGACAAAGATATTAGGTGTTGTTTTAAATAAAGCACCTTTAGATAAATCATCGAGTACATATTATTACTATGGAGAAGAATCGTAATGATAGACATTCATAATCATTTATTGATGGGTTTAGATGACGGTGCTCAAACATTTGAAGATACAATTCGTTTATTGCAACAAGCTAAAGAACAGGGAATTACAGGTGTTGTAGTGACACCACATCATTTACATCCTAAATATAATAATAAGTTTTCGGATGTGAAGAGTAAATTAAATCAACTAAAGCAACACCAACAAATAATAGACTTCGGTATAGATTTGTATGTTGGTCAAGAAATTAGAATCAAAAATGAAGTACTAGATGATATAGAACAACAATTTATTCAAGGTATAAATCATTCACGATATATATTAATTGAATTTCCCTCAAATTCAATTCCAAATTATACAAAGAATTTGTTGTATGAAATACAAAATAAAGGCTTTATACCAATTATTGCTCATCCTGAAAGAAATAAAGCTATAGTTAGTAATCCTAATTTACTTTATGAGTTAGTTATTAATGGAGCATTAAGTCAGGTAACTTCGTCATCTTTAACAGGGGAATTAGGGAAAAATATACAAAATATTTCTCTTAAATTGATTGATCATAATTTAATTCATTTTATCGCTTCGGATGCACATCATCCAATTAGTAGACCATTCATAATGAGTGATTTATTGAGTATATCAAAATTAAAAAAAGTTGAAGATAAATTGCATGAGTTGATACGTAATAATGAGTTTATAATCCGAGATGAAGAAATAGTAAGAACAAGACCAAAAGAAATTAAGAAAAATAAATTTTTCGGTCTATTTTAAACAAGAAATCGGGGAATGAAAATTGAAAGTAATATTAGCTAAGCAGAGACTAATACTGTTGTTAATCATAGATTCACTTATAGTGACATTTTCAGTGTTTTTAGGTTATTACATTTTAGAACCATTTTTTGAAGGTTATTCAACTAAATTATTAATTTTATCGTCAATTATATTGTTGATTTCTCACCATGTTTTTGCACAAATATTCGATTTGTATCATAGAGCCTGGGAGTATGCGAGTATAAGTGAATTAATTTTAATTGTTAAAGCCATTACAGGATCCATTGTTACTACAGCTATTATTGTTCCACTTGTAACATTCCAACCACCATTTTTACGGTTGTATTTTATTACATGGATGATGCATTTATTGTTAATAGGTGGTTCAAGATTATCATGGCGTATATATAGAAAATCTTTTATCAATAAAGATATTAAGAAAAAACCAACACTAATTGTAGGTGGTGGAAGAGGCGGTTCACTTTTGATTCGTCAAATGAGAAGCACACCATATATGGGTATGGAACCTGTATTAGTAGTGGATGATGATCCAAATAAACAGAAAATGTCTATTGCAACGGGAGTTAAAGTACAAGGTTATACAAGAGATATACCAGATTTAGTAAAAAAATTTAATATTAAAAAAATAATTATTGCTATACCAACACTTTCTCAAAAAAAATTAAGAGAAATTAGCAATCTTTGTGAAGGTACAAATGCAGAAGTATTTAAAATGCCTAATATTGAAGAAGTAATGTCAGGTGAATTAGAAGTTAATCAATTGAAAAAGGTAGAAGTAGAAGACTTATTAGGAAGAGATCCAGTAGAGTTAGATATGGCATCCATTTCAAAAGAATTAACACATAAGACAATACTTGTTACAGGAGCTGGTGGTTCTATAGGTTCTGAAATATGTAGACAAGTTTGTAAATTTAAACCTGAAAGAATTGTATTACTAGGACATGGTGAAAACAGTATATATCATATTCATCAAGAACTAATAGGTTTATATAAAGATGAAATAGAAATCATACCGATTATTGCAGATGTACAAGATAAAGATCGCATGAAAGAAGTTATGCAAACATATAAACCATATGTTGTTTACCATGCAGCTGCTCATAAACATGTACCTTTAATGGAATACAACCCACAAGAAGCAATTAAAAATAATGTTCTCGGAACTAGGAATACGGCAGAAGCAGCTAAACTTGCTGAAGTAAGTAAATTTGTGATGGTATCAACTGATAAAGCAGTTAATCCACCGAATGTGATGGGTGCAACTAAAAGAGTTGCAGAAATGATTATTCAAAGTATGAACAATGAAACAAGTAACACTGATTTCGTGGCAGTACGATTTGGAAATGTACTCGGTTCAAGAGGATCTGTTATTCCACTATTCAAGAAGCAAATCGAAGCAGGCGGACCAGTAACTGTGACACATCCAGAAATGACAAGATACTTTATGACTATACCAGAAGCTTCAAGACTTGTACTACAAGCAGGTGCATTAGCAACAGGTGGAGAAGTATTTGTATTAGATATGGGTAAACCTGTCAAAATCGTTGATTTAGCTAAGAATTTAATAAGATTAAGCGGTTACAAAGTAGAAGACATTGGTATTGAATTCAGTGGGATTAGACCAGGAGAAAAATTATTTGAAGAATTATTGAATAAAGATGAGATACATCCAGAACAAGTTTATGAGAAAATTTATCGCGGGAAAGTAAGAGACATAAATATAGAAAAGGTTAATGAATTTATTACGGACATCATTGATAACTTTACTAAAGAAAAAATAATACATTTTACAAATGATTATGTAGATAGTAAGGCTTATAGAAAAATAAAAGAGTAATGGGTGAGGAAATGTTCAAAGGGAAAACAATTTTAATTACTGGTGGTACAGGATCATTTGGTAATGCTGTAATGAAAAGGTTCTTACATACGGATATAAAAGAAATTAGAGTATTTTCTAGAGATGAAAAAAAACAAGATGATTTAAGAAAGAAATACAACAATGATAAATTAAAATTTTATATAGGTGACGTAAGGGACGTTGTAAGTGTAGAGAGTGCTATGAGAGGTGTGGACTTTGTATTTCATGCAGCAGCTTTAAAACAAGTTCCTTCATGTGAGTTCTTTCCAATTGAAGCTGTAAAGACAAATATATTAGGTACTGAAAATGTAGTGCAGGCCGCGATAAGAGCGAATGTAAAAAAAGTTATCTGTCTTTCAACTGATAAGGCTGCTTATCCAATTAATGCTATGGGTATTTCTAAAGCTATGATGGAAAAAGTTTTTGTTGCTAAATCAAGAAATGTTGATAAGAATCAAACATTAATTTGTGGAACAAGATATGGAAATGTAATGGCATCAAGAGGTTCTGTAATACCTTTATTTATAGAAAAAATAAAAAATAATGAACCTTTAACAGTTACTGATCCTAATATGACAAGATATTTAATGAGTTTAGAAGAAGCAGTTGAATTAGTTATACATGCATTTAAACATGCTGAAACAGGAGATATTATGGTACAAAAAGCACCAGCTTCTACTGTTGGAGATTTAGCACAAGCATTATTAGAGCTCTTTGAAGCGAAAAATGAAATCAAAATTATAGGTACAAGACACGGTGAAAAACAGGCGGAAACGTTACTAACTAGAGAAGAATATGCTCAAGCAGAAGATATGGGTAATTATTATAGAATTCCAGCGGATTCAAGAGATTTAAATTATAGTAATTATTTTGAAGATGGTAGCAAAGAAATTACTGAAGCGTTTGAATATAATTCTGATAATACTTATAG encodes:
- a CDS encoding phospho-sugar mutase, encoding MRAQWEQRISESLVEQFHNVQTEEEIEAGFTDVLSFGTAGIRSTFGIGPGRLNKFTIQKFALGLAKYLRNITNDPKVVIHFDTRHLSQEFANEIAKVLGTNGIEVILPETFKSTPELSFAVRHLTTTAGIMITASHNPKNYNGIKVYGPDGGQLLTEPSLELSRYIDTVEDPLNIQTDDLETLQERGLILPFKEETTKAYKDAVKELVGSFETSQTKTVLTSLHGTSLPLLSDVLEDLSYKNYVVEEAQSKPNGDFPTVNIANPEAEDTFDFGKQLAATEDAQLVLATDPDADRLGVVERYQDGSTRYFNGNEIGLLLMKLRYQQLSDDQHKYIIKSVVTSALSEKLAQSLNIDVINVLTGFKYISEQLKNLEDNASQLVLAFEESHGYLVDDFSRDKDAIQTAALLIKYKEQLAQENKTFKDVLDNIYQEHGYYKDKTLSPTFEGAEGREKIKQIMNDFKQLETIDIENLTPLIIENYITKESLNVKTGKTQNIHLPQTDLIKFIFEEGFIAVRPSGTEPKMKLYFSLDVEELDDVIEEFVKKYRIE
- a CDS encoding Wzz/FepE/Etk N-terminal domain-containing protein, whose product is MEEAIDLSKLFTILKKNMKYLIILPIVFLVLSMVVTFVFMTPKYSTSTQVLVNQKETDNQIMAQQVQSNLQLVNTYSEIIKSPRILDKVSKNLKGKYSSKEISGMLTVSNQAESQILNISVENESRETASKVANEIANVFSKDVSKIMNVDNVSILSKADTKGNQISPKPLINSVVGIFLGLIVALIIIFLKEILDKRIKTEEDVEEILGLPVLGVIQKFDQ
- a CDS encoding polysaccharide biosynthesis tyrosine autokinase, coding for MAKEVNREITTLITHIKPKAVVSEKFRGIRSNILFSTADNDVQTLLITSDKPESGKSTMSANIAITYAQAGFKTLIIDGDMRKPTQHYIFNKSNIKGLSNVIINNNSFDEAVHDTDIENLDVLMSGPIPPNPSELIGSSNMKDLFDELKTKYDFILIDTPPVNTVTDAQLFGELTKNAVYVVDVESNNRESVKKGKDLLEKSGTKILGVVLNKAPLDKSSSTYYYYGEES
- a CDS encoding tyrosine-protein phosphatase: MIDIHNHLLMGLDDGAQTFEDTIRLLQQAKEQGITGVVVTPHHLHPKYNNKFSDVKSKLNQLKQHQQIIDFGIDLYVGQEIRIKNEVLDDIEQQFIQGINHSRYILIEFPSNSIPNYTKNLLYEIQNKGFIPIIAHPERNKAIVSNPNLLYELVINGALSQVTSSSLTGELGKNIQNISLKLIDHNLIHFIASDAHHPISRPFIMSDLLSISKLKKVEDKLHELIRNNEFIIRDEEIVRTRPKEIKKNKFFGLF
- a CDS encoding polysaccharide biosynthesis protein — its product is MKVILAKQRLILLLIIDSLIVTFSVFLGYYILEPFFEGYSTKLLILSSIILLISHHVFAQIFDLYHRAWEYASISELILIVKAITGSIVTTAIIVPLVTFQPPFLRLYFITWMMHLLLIGGSRLSWRIYRKSFINKDIKKKPTLIVGGGRGGSLLIRQMRSTPYMGMEPVLVVDDDPNKQKMSIATGVKVQGYTRDIPDLVKKFNIKKIIIAIPTLSQKKLREISNLCEGTNAEVFKMPNIEEVMSGELEVNQLKKVEVEDLLGRDPVELDMASISKELTHKTILVTGAGGSIGSEICRQVCKFKPERIVLLGHGENSIYHIHQELIGLYKDEIEIIPIIADVQDKDRMKEVMQTYKPYVVYHAAAHKHVPLMEYNPQEAIKNNVLGTRNTAEAAKLAEVSKFVMVSTDKAVNPPNVMGATKRVAEMIIQSMNNETSNTDFVAVRFGNVLGSRGSVIPLFKKQIEAGGPVTVTHPEMTRYFMTIPEASRLVLQAGALATGGEVFVLDMGKPVKIVDLAKNLIRLSGYKVEDIGIEFSGIRPGEKLFEELLNKDEIHPEQVYEKIYRGKVRDINIEKVNEFITDIIDNFTKEKIIHFTNDYVDSKAYRKIKE
- a CDS encoding nucleoside-diphosphate sugar epimerase/dehydratase, which encodes MFKGKTILITGGTGSFGNAVMKRFLHTDIKEIRVFSRDEKKQDDLRKKYNNDKLKFYIGDVRDVVSVESAMRGVDFVFHAAALKQVPSCEFFPIEAVKTNILGTENVVQAAIRANVKKVICLSTDKAAYPINAMGISKAMMEKVFVAKSRNVDKNQTLICGTRYGNVMASRGSVIPLFIEKIKNNEPLTVTDPNMTRYLMSLEEAVELVIHAFKHAETGDIMVQKAPASTVGDLAQALLELFEAKNEIKIIGTRHGEKQAETLLTREEYAQAEDMGNYYRIPADSRDLNYSNYFEDGSKEITEAFEYNSDNTYRLSVEEIKEKLLALDYVQKELTLYKDNVI